Proteins encoded together in one Oreochromis aureus strain Israel breed Guangdong linkage group 23, ZZ_aureus, whole genome shotgun sequence window:
- the dot1l gene encoding histone-lysine N-methyltransferase, H3 lysine-79 specific isoform X3, producing MGEKLELKLKSPVGAEPAGYPWPLPVYDKHHDAAHEIIETIRWVCEEIPDLKLAMENYVLIDYDTKSFESMQRLCDKYNRAIDSIHQLWKGTTQPMKLNKRPSNGLLRHILQQVYNHSVTDPEKLNNYEPFSPEVYGETSFDLVAQIIDEMEMMEEDTFVDLGSGVGQVVLQVAAATNCKHYYGVEKADIPATYAETMDKEFKKWMKWYGKKHGEYTLERGDFLSEEWKERIANTSIIFVNNFAFGPEVDHQLKERFANMKEGGKIVSSKPFAPLNFRINSRNLSDIGTIMRVVELSPLRGSVSWTGKPVSYYLHTIDRTILENYFASLKNPKLREEQEAARRRQQKDSKSNSTTPTKPKEPNKQDSCGEEERPSLVTVVKPSAKPRRTRLLAKGRKLNNKKRGRPKKATPAAEKKNKKNQSALDLLHAKTLSAAPPQDAYRPPQSPFYQLPPKVQHYTPSQLLLSPTPPGLEKLLDNIKIQYLQFMAYMKTPQYRSNLQQLLDQEKQKHRDLSGQAEQLHLVCQSHKEKIKGLFQTKLDELGVKALTVEDLLQAQKEISAHNLQLKEQTKQLERDMALLRDHSLLLLKSRCEELKLDWGSLCLESLLKEKQALRKQISEKQRHCLELQISIVELEKSQRQQELLQLKSYSPGESSPYRKNLESRASTDVDSSKLGLSSAPVLNGVSSELTINGTSSPCFDRVNSKGELLSRYLPISPDHELVAATPDARQRQQSFSHALPDYTRFSPAKIALRRHLNQDPTASAHLRGPGLTAHRDLGGVNSPLGAKQNCPSPNGCDAQNNLKSSERGVKERSPSVQGDNSITSLPISIPLSTVHPSKLPVSIPLASVVLPSRAERLRSTPSPVSQIGQTNGYSSISSMMNGGLHPEDHNGTSSPPPHSNTLTMGRGGPIQSPPLSTGGVLQYADGPPRIVPEDGPEGQGGESDAEAQESELRRRIFFSSSSSSSSSSSSSGSGGSAAGGSRLHHHTGNPAKQGYHSNHGNHHHQSPSTQHAHTPTHTSSSHSSHSLGSQEGRKRGRRKRGNPGPVMASGSPKRRSFPGLSSSNHSSGSPLNINSMVNNINQPLEISAISSPEQSSRSPVGPDLDQPPILKRERPLEMNGTGRYSTAPSSDDEDSGYPVDSSSSRIERKIATISLESRDGPGRLGDGERGRKSGSSSGNSTGSEASSSSSLSSTSKWKSTFSPISDPKQPNSDLRQGGSPFGIGGSGRGTDSDSDHKQQQVRKGSDGESSYSNPNPFLSQEASTRGGSSSAGGAQGGSSSDQRQTLQKQKASRDWELKNSGNLASQNLFISAAASSGGGILSGKVGGSPVAVSSSTGSSVGQYLGAQFPLGGTSVLQSLFGAQTGGSTVTGTPRLVNGHSALGSFSSAGLAGGAAGGN from the exons GATAAACACCATGATGCTGCTCATGAAATCATCGAGACCATTCG GTGGGTGTGTGAGGAAATCCCAGACCTCAAACTGGCAATGGAAAATTACGTACTCATTGACTATGACACCAAGAG CTTTGAGAGCATGCAGAGGCTTTGTGACAAATACAACAGGGCCATTGACAGCATTCACCAGCTG TGGAAAGGGACCACCCAGCCCATGAAGCTAAACAAGCGTCCTTCCAACGGGCTGCTGAGACATATCTTACAGCAGGTGTACAACCACTCAGTGACCGACCCAGAGAAGCTCAACAACTATGAACCCTTCTCCCCCGAGGTGTACGGAGAGACCTCTTTCGACCTGGTGGCCCAGATTATCGATGAAATGGAAATGATGGAAGAAGATACCTTTGTTGACCTTGGCAGTG GAGTGGGGCAGGTGGTGCTGCAGGTTGCAGCAGCAACCAACTGTAAACACTACTACGGTGTAGAGAAAGCCGACATTCCAGCTACCTATGCAGAG ACCATGGAtaaagagtttaaaaaatgGATGAAATGGTATGGGAAGAAACACGGGGAGTACACA CTGGAAAGAGGTGATTTTCTGTCtgaagagtggaaagaaagaatCGCCAACACAAG TAttatttttgtgaataactttgcCTTTGGTCCAGAGGTAGATCACCAGCTGAAGGAGCGCTTTGCTAACATGAAGGAAG GAGGGAAAATTGTATCCTCCAAACCCTTTGCACCTTTAAACTTCAGAATCAACAGTCGAAACTTGAGTG ATATTGGCACAATTATGCGTGTGGTGGAGCTTTCTCCACTCAGAGGCTCTGTTTCCTGGACTGGAAAGCCAGTTTCCTACTACCTGCATACCATAGACCGCACCATA CTTGAAAACTACTTTGCTAGTCTCAAAAATCCTAAACTCAGG GAGGAGCAAGAGGCAGCTAGAAGACGTCAGCAGAAGGACAGTAAAAGCAATAGTACCACGCCCACAAAACCCAAGGAACCAAACAAG CAGGACTCCTGTGGTGAAGAGGAGCGTCCTAGCTTGGTGACTGTGGTCAAGCCCTCCGCTAAACCGAGAAGAACGCGACTCCTGGCCAAAGGTCGCAAGCTGAACAATAAGAAACGTGGTCGACCCAAGAAAGCTACCCCAGCTGCtgagaagaaaaataagaagaatCAGAGTGCATTGGATTTGCTGCATGCCAAGACCCTTTCTGCAGCACCCCCTCAGG ATGCATACCGACCACCTCAGAGTCCCTTCTACCAGCTACCTCCCAAGGTCCAGCACTATACCCCTAGTCAACTGCTGCTGAGCCCAACTCCCCCTGGTTTGGAAAAACTGCTAG ACAATATCAAAATTCAGTACCTCCAGTTTATGGCCTACATGAAGACTCCTCAGTACCGCTCCAACCTGCAACAACTTTTAGACCAAGAGAAG CAAAAACACAGGGACCTATCAGGGCAGGCGGAGCAGCTCCATTTGGTCTGTCAGTCTCACAAGGAGAAGATCAAAGGTCTCTTTCAGACTAAACTGGATGAG CTGGGAGTAAAAGCCCTGACTGTGGAGGACCTCCTTCAGGCCCAGAAGGAGATATCAGCCCATAACCTTCAGCTGAAGGAGCAAACCAAGCAGCTTGAGAGAGATATGGCTTTGCTGAGAGACCACAGCTTGCTGCTG CTGAAGTCTCGATGTGAGGAGTTGAAGCTGGACTGGGGCTCTTTGTGTCTGGAGAGTTTGTTGAAAGAGAAGCAGGCCCTGCGCAAACAGATCTCCGAGAAGCAGAGACACTGCTTGGAGTTGCAG ATAAGCATTGTGGAGCTGGAGAAAAGTCAAAGGCAGCAGGAGCTACTTCAGCTGAAATCCTACAGCCCTGGCGAAAGTTCCCCGTATAGAAAAAACCTGGAGTCCCGCGCTTCCACTGACGTGGACTCCTCTAAGCTTGGCCTGTCCTCAGCCCCAGTTCTCAACGGTGTTAGCTCAGAGCTTACTATCAACGGCACCAGCTCACCTTGTTTTGACCGGGTTAACTCCAAGGGTGAGCTTCTTTCTCGGTACCTGCCCATATCCCCGGACCATGAATTAGTGGCTGCCACCCCTGATGCTCGACAGAGGCAGCAAAGCTTCTCTCATGCTCTTCCTGACTACACACGCTTCTCCCCCGCCAAGATTGCCTTGCGTAGGCACCTTAACCAGGATCCTACTGCCTCTGCTCACTTAAGAGGTCCAGGGCTGACAGCACATAG ggaTCTGGGTGGTGTTAACTCTCCACTTGGAGCCAAACAGAACTGCCCCTCTCCCAACGGATGTGATGCTCAGAATAACCTCAAAAGCTCAGAGAGG GGCGTTAAAGAGAGGAGTCCATCTGTTCAAGGAGACAACAGCATTACAAGCCTTCCTATTAGTATCCCACTGAGCACTGTTCACCCAAGTAAATTACCAGTTAGCATCCCACTGGCCAGTGTGGTGCTACCCAGTCGTGCTGAGAGACTG AGAAGTACTCCGAGTCCTGTGTCACAGATCGGTCAGACCAATG GATATTCATCCATCTCCAGCATGATGAATGGAGGTCTGCACCCTGAGGACCACAATGGCACTTCTTCACCTCCTCCACACAGCAACACTTTAACAATGGGCCGAGGCGGTCCGATCCAGAGCCCCCCTCTCAGCACTGGGGGGGTGCTCCAGTATGCCGACGGACCCCCGAGGATTGTTCCAGAAGATGGACCGGAGGGCCAAGGAGGTGAATCGGACGCAGAAGCCCAGGAAAGTGAACTGCGAAGGAGGatctttttctcctcctcttcttcttcatcctcGTCTTCCTCTTCGTCAGGCAGCGGGGGCAGCGCGGCCGGAGGATCTCGCCTCCACCACCACACCGGCAACCCGGCCAAGCAGGGATACCACAGTAACCATGGaaaccaccaccaccaatcGCCCAGCACGCAGCACgctcacacacccacacatacgTCGTCATCGCACTCCTCTCACAGCCTCGGCTCTCAAGAGGGACGCAAGCGGGGGAGACGGAAACGTGGCAACCCGGGGCCTGTTATGGCCAGTGGATCCCCAAAGAGAAGATCATTCCCTGGGCTCAGCTCCAGCAACCACTCCTCAGGATCGCCACTCAATATCAACTCCATG GTGAACAACATCAACCAACCTCTGGAGATCTCTGCCATCTCCTCTCCAGAGCAATCAAGCCGCAGCCCCGTTGGGCCTGACCTAGACCAACCTCCCATCTTGAAGAGAGAGCGCCCCCTGGAGATGAACGGCACAGGTCGATATTCCACAGCACCCAGCTCTGACGATGAGGACTCGGGATATCCTGTTGACAGCTCCAGTTCTCG AATTGAAAGAAAAATAGCCACTATATCGTTGGAGAGCAGAGATGGACCTGGTAGACTCGGAGATGGTGAACGAG GCAGAAAATCGGGAAGCAGCAGTGGTAACAGCACCGGCAGTGAAGCCTCCTCATCGTCATCTTTGTCCTCTACCAGCAAATGGAAGTCTACCTTTTCACCCATTTCTGATCCCAAACAACCCAACTCTGACCTGAGACAGGGGGGCTCTCCGTTTGGCATCGGGGGTTCGGGTCGGGGCACAGACTCAGATTCTgaccacaaacagcagcaggtgaGGAAAGGGAGCGATGGAGAGTCCAGCTACAGCAATCCAAACCCTTTCCTCAGTCAGGAGGCAAGTACCAGGGGTGGAAGCAGCAGTGCTGGTGGTGCTCAAGGAGGAAGCAGTTCAGACCAGCGCCAGACCCTCCAGAAGCAGAAAGCGTCCCGTGACTGGGAGCTGAAGAACAGCGGCAATCTGGCCAGTCAGAACCTCTTCATTTCTGCTGCCGCCAGCAGCGGAGGGGGGATTCTTAGTGGGAAAGTGGGAGGCAGTCCTGTAGCTGTTTCCTCAAGCACTGGGTCATCTGTGGGGCAGTACCTGGGGGCCCAGTTCCCACTTGGAGGGACCTCAGTCTTGCAATCTTTGTTTGGGGCCCAGACCGGCGGATCCACGGTGACTGGGACCCCTCGGCTTGTCAACGGACACTCTGCCCTAGGAAGCTTCTCCAGTGCTGGGTTGGCAGGGGGAGCAGCTGGAG GTAATTGA
- the dot1l gene encoding histone-lysine N-methyltransferase, H3 lysine-79 specific isoform X2: MGEKLELKLKSPVGAEPAGYPWPLPVYDKHHDAAHEIIETIRWVCEEIPDLKLAMENYVLIDYDTKSFESMQRLCDKYNRAIDSIHQLWKGTTQPMKLNKRPSNGLLRHILQQVYNHSVTDPEKLNNYEPFSPEVYGETSFDLVAQIIDEMEMMEEDTFVDLGSGVGQVVLQVAAATNCKHYYGVEKADIPATYAETMDKEFKKWMKWYGKKHGEYTLERGDFLSEEWKERIANTSIIFVNNFAFGPEVDHQLKERFANMKEGGKIVSSKPFAPLNFRINSRNLSDIGTIMRVVELSPLRGSVSWTGKPVSYYLHTIDRTILENYFASLKNPKLREEQEAARRRQQKDSKSNSTTPTKPKEPNKDSCGEEERPSLVTVVKPSAKPRRTRLLAKGRKLNNKKRGRPKKATPAAEKKNKKNQSALDLLHAKTLSAAPPQDAYRPPQSPFYQLPPKVQHYTPSQLLLSPTPPGLEKLLDNIKIQYLQFMAYMKTPQYRSNLQQLLDQEKQKHRDLSGQAEQLHLVCQSHKEKIKGLFQTKLDELGVKALTVEDLLQAQKEISAHNLQLKEQTKQLERDMALLRDHSLLLLKSRCEELKLDWGSLCLESLLKEKQALRKQISEKQRHCLELQISIVELEKSQRQQELLQLKSYSPGESSPYRKNLESRASTDVDSSKLGLSSAPVLNGVSSELTINGTSSPCFDRVNSKGELLSRYLPISPDHELVAATPDARQRQQSFSHALPDYTRFSPAKIALRRHLNQDPTASAHLRGPGLTAHRDLGGVNSPLGAKQNCPSPNGCDAQNNLKSSERGVKERSPSVQGDNSITSLPISIPLSTVHPSKLPVSIPLASVVLPSRAERLRSTPSPVSQIGQTNGYSSISSMMNGGLHPEDHNGTSSPPPHSNTLTMGRGGPIQSPPLSTGGVLQYADGPPRIVPEDGPEGQGGESDAEAQESELRRRIFFSSSSSSSSSSSSSGSGGSAAGGSRLHHHTGNPAKQGYHSNHGNHHHQSPSTQHAHTPTHTSSSHSSHSLGSQEGRKRGRRKRGNPGPVMASGSPKRRSFPGLSSSNHSSGSPLNINSMVNNINQPLEISAISSPEQSSRSPVGPDLDQPPILKRERPLEMNGTGRYSTAPSSDDEDSGYPVDSSSSRIERKIATISLESRDGPGRLGDGERGRKSGSSSGNSTGSEASSSSSLSSTSKWKSTFSPISDPKQPNSDLRQGGSPFGIGGSGRGTDSDSDHKQQQVRKGSDGESSYSNPNPFLSQEASTRGGSSSAGGAQGGSSSDQRQTLQKQKASRDWELKNSGNLASQNLFISAAASSGGGILSGKVGGSPVAVSSSTGSSVGQYLGAQFPLGGTSVLQSLFGAQTGGSTVTGTPRLVNGHSALGSFSSAGLAGGAAGGIFHHVVPSVPSHQFGATLPTSGGLNSLLSLSSSSSSTSSQTQQHTTPQPASTRLAPVSSPMPLSLSQAQHSRTQSVLHSPSPPTLSLPPPPPLHSVPSSSTSTHSDSPASSRSDSLLSSRLSLSSLHHQRAQSSLSISSSTSAASVSAAASLSSSSLSASSASSSRPFAVHYSPRLPPPPPTSSSGGAGSMWRTQSMHGTYTTSQLPSSRPR; encoded by the exons GATAAACACCATGATGCTGCTCATGAAATCATCGAGACCATTCG GTGGGTGTGTGAGGAAATCCCAGACCTCAAACTGGCAATGGAAAATTACGTACTCATTGACTATGACACCAAGAG CTTTGAGAGCATGCAGAGGCTTTGTGACAAATACAACAGGGCCATTGACAGCATTCACCAGCTG TGGAAAGGGACCACCCAGCCCATGAAGCTAAACAAGCGTCCTTCCAACGGGCTGCTGAGACATATCTTACAGCAGGTGTACAACCACTCAGTGACCGACCCAGAGAAGCTCAACAACTATGAACCCTTCTCCCCCGAGGTGTACGGAGAGACCTCTTTCGACCTGGTGGCCCAGATTATCGATGAAATGGAAATGATGGAAGAAGATACCTTTGTTGACCTTGGCAGTG GAGTGGGGCAGGTGGTGCTGCAGGTTGCAGCAGCAACCAACTGTAAACACTACTACGGTGTAGAGAAAGCCGACATTCCAGCTACCTATGCAGAG ACCATGGAtaaagagtttaaaaaatgGATGAAATGGTATGGGAAGAAACACGGGGAGTACACA CTGGAAAGAGGTGATTTTCTGTCtgaagagtggaaagaaagaatCGCCAACACAAG TAttatttttgtgaataactttgcCTTTGGTCCAGAGGTAGATCACCAGCTGAAGGAGCGCTTTGCTAACATGAAGGAAG GAGGGAAAATTGTATCCTCCAAACCCTTTGCACCTTTAAACTTCAGAATCAACAGTCGAAACTTGAGTG ATATTGGCACAATTATGCGTGTGGTGGAGCTTTCTCCACTCAGAGGCTCTGTTTCCTGGACTGGAAAGCCAGTTTCCTACTACCTGCATACCATAGACCGCACCATA CTTGAAAACTACTTTGCTAGTCTCAAAAATCCTAAACTCAGG GAGGAGCAAGAGGCAGCTAGAAGACGTCAGCAGAAGGACAGTAAAAGCAATAGTACCACGCCCACAAAACCCAAGGAACCAAACAAG GACTCCTGTGGTGAAGAGGAGCGTCCTAGCTTGGTGACTGTGGTCAAGCCCTCCGCTAAACCGAGAAGAACGCGACTCCTGGCCAAAGGTCGCAAGCTGAACAATAAGAAACGTGGTCGACCCAAGAAAGCTACCCCAGCTGCtgagaagaaaaataagaagaatCAGAGTGCATTGGATTTGCTGCATGCCAAGACCCTTTCTGCAGCACCCCCTCAGG ATGCATACCGACCACCTCAGAGTCCCTTCTACCAGCTACCTCCCAAGGTCCAGCACTATACCCCTAGTCAACTGCTGCTGAGCCCAACTCCCCCTGGTTTGGAAAAACTGCTAG ACAATATCAAAATTCAGTACCTCCAGTTTATGGCCTACATGAAGACTCCTCAGTACCGCTCCAACCTGCAACAACTTTTAGACCAAGAGAAG CAAAAACACAGGGACCTATCAGGGCAGGCGGAGCAGCTCCATTTGGTCTGTCAGTCTCACAAGGAGAAGATCAAAGGTCTCTTTCAGACTAAACTGGATGAG CTGGGAGTAAAAGCCCTGACTGTGGAGGACCTCCTTCAGGCCCAGAAGGAGATATCAGCCCATAACCTTCAGCTGAAGGAGCAAACCAAGCAGCTTGAGAGAGATATGGCTTTGCTGAGAGACCACAGCTTGCTGCTG CTGAAGTCTCGATGTGAGGAGTTGAAGCTGGACTGGGGCTCTTTGTGTCTGGAGAGTTTGTTGAAAGAGAAGCAGGCCCTGCGCAAACAGATCTCCGAGAAGCAGAGACACTGCTTGGAGTTGCAG ATAAGCATTGTGGAGCTGGAGAAAAGTCAAAGGCAGCAGGAGCTACTTCAGCTGAAATCCTACAGCCCTGGCGAAAGTTCCCCGTATAGAAAAAACCTGGAGTCCCGCGCTTCCACTGACGTGGACTCCTCTAAGCTTGGCCTGTCCTCAGCCCCAGTTCTCAACGGTGTTAGCTCAGAGCTTACTATCAACGGCACCAGCTCACCTTGTTTTGACCGGGTTAACTCCAAGGGTGAGCTTCTTTCTCGGTACCTGCCCATATCCCCGGACCATGAATTAGTGGCTGCCACCCCTGATGCTCGACAGAGGCAGCAAAGCTTCTCTCATGCTCTTCCTGACTACACACGCTTCTCCCCCGCCAAGATTGCCTTGCGTAGGCACCTTAACCAGGATCCTACTGCCTCTGCTCACTTAAGAGGTCCAGGGCTGACAGCACATAG ggaTCTGGGTGGTGTTAACTCTCCACTTGGAGCCAAACAGAACTGCCCCTCTCCCAACGGATGTGATGCTCAGAATAACCTCAAAAGCTCAGAGAGG GGCGTTAAAGAGAGGAGTCCATCTGTTCAAGGAGACAACAGCATTACAAGCCTTCCTATTAGTATCCCACTGAGCACTGTTCACCCAAGTAAATTACCAGTTAGCATCCCACTGGCCAGTGTGGTGCTACCCAGTCGTGCTGAGAGACTG AGAAGTACTCCGAGTCCTGTGTCACAGATCGGTCAGACCAATG GATATTCATCCATCTCCAGCATGATGAATGGAGGTCTGCACCCTGAGGACCACAATGGCACTTCTTCACCTCCTCCACACAGCAACACTTTAACAATGGGCCGAGGCGGTCCGATCCAGAGCCCCCCTCTCAGCACTGGGGGGGTGCTCCAGTATGCCGACGGACCCCCGAGGATTGTTCCAGAAGATGGACCGGAGGGCCAAGGAGGTGAATCGGACGCAGAAGCCCAGGAAAGTGAACTGCGAAGGAGGatctttttctcctcctcttcttcttcatcctcGTCTTCCTCTTCGTCAGGCAGCGGGGGCAGCGCGGCCGGAGGATCTCGCCTCCACCACCACACCGGCAACCCGGCCAAGCAGGGATACCACAGTAACCATGGaaaccaccaccaccaatcGCCCAGCACGCAGCACgctcacacacccacacatacgTCGTCATCGCACTCCTCTCACAGCCTCGGCTCTCAAGAGGGACGCAAGCGGGGGAGACGGAAACGTGGCAACCCGGGGCCTGTTATGGCCAGTGGATCCCCAAAGAGAAGATCATTCCCTGGGCTCAGCTCCAGCAACCACTCCTCAGGATCGCCACTCAATATCAACTCCATG GTGAACAACATCAACCAACCTCTGGAGATCTCTGCCATCTCCTCTCCAGAGCAATCAAGCCGCAGCCCCGTTGGGCCTGACCTAGACCAACCTCCCATCTTGAAGAGAGAGCGCCCCCTGGAGATGAACGGCACAGGTCGATATTCCACAGCACCCAGCTCTGACGATGAGGACTCGGGATATCCTGTTGACAGCTCCAGTTCTCG AATTGAAAGAAAAATAGCCACTATATCGTTGGAGAGCAGAGATGGACCTGGTAGACTCGGAGATGGTGAACGAG GCAGAAAATCGGGAAGCAGCAGTGGTAACAGCACCGGCAGTGAAGCCTCCTCATCGTCATCTTTGTCCTCTACCAGCAAATGGAAGTCTACCTTTTCACCCATTTCTGATCCCAAACAACCCAACTCTGACCTGAGACAGGGGGGCTCTCCGTTTGGCATCGGGGGTTCGGGTCGGGGCACAGACTCAGATTCTgaccacaaacagcagcaggtgaGGAAAGGGAGCGATGGAGAGTCCAGCTACAGCAATCCAAACCCTTTCCTCAGTCAGGAGGCAAGTACCAGGGGTGGAAGCAGCAGTGCTGGTGGTGCTCAAGGAGGAAGCAGTTCAGACCAGCGCCAGACCCTCCAGAAGCAGAAAGCGTCCCGTGACTGGGAGCTGAAGAACAGCGGCAATCTGGCCAGTCAGAACCTCTTCATTTCTGCTGCCGCCAGCAGCGGAGGGGGGATTCTTAGTGGGAAAGTGGGAGGCAGTCCTGTAGCTGTTTCCTCAAGCACTGGGTCATCTGTGGGGCAGTACCTGGGGGCCCAGTTCCCACTTGGAGGGACCTCAGTCTTGCAATCTTTGTTTGGGGCCCAGACCGGCGGATCCACGGTGACTGGGACCCCTCGGCTTGTCAACGGACACTCTGCCCTAGGAAGCTTCTCCAGTGCTGGGTTGGCAGGGGGAGCAGCTGGAG GTATATTTCACCACGTGGTTCCCTCAGTGCCCTCCCATCAGTTTGGGGCAACGCTCCCCACCTCAGGAGGCCTCAACTCTCTGctcagtctctcctcctcctcttcctctaccTCCTCCCAAACCCAGCAACACACCACTCCTCAGCCAGCCTCCACGCGCCTGGCGCCCGTGTCCTCGCCTATGCCCCTCTCGTTATCCCAGGCCCAGCACAGCCGCACGCAGTCGGTCCTGCATAGCCCCTCTCCTCCCACGCTCTCCCtgccccctcctccacccttGCATAGCGTCCCCTCCTCGTCGACATCCACGCACTCTGACTCCCCAGCATCTTCTCGATCagactccctcctctcctcgcgtctgtccctctcctctctccaccACCAGAGAGCACAATCATCCCTCTCCATCTCATCCTCTACCTCTGCTGcttctgtctctgctgctgcatccctctcctcttcctctctctcagcctcctctgcctcctcctctcGTCCATTTGCAGTGCACTACTCCCCCCGTCTGCCCCCTCCGCCACCGACCAGCAGTTCTGGTGGTGCTGGGAGCATGTGGAGGACTCAGAGCATGCATGGTACCTACACCACCTCCCAGCTCCCCAGCTCCCGACCTAGATAG